Proteins from one Fragaria vesca subsp. vesca unplaced genomic scaffold, FraVesHawaii_1.0 scf0513070, whole genome shotgun sequence genomic window:
- the LOC101312018 gene encoding serine/threonine-protein kinase rio2-like: MKLDVDVLRYLTKEDFRVLTAVEMGMRNHEVVPSELVERIAALKHGGTYKVMKNLLKHKLLHHDASKYDGFRLTYLGYDFLAIKTLVNRGVFSAVGRQLGVGKESDIFEVATEDGTVMAMKLHRLGRTSFRAVKSKRDYLKHRSSFNWLYLSHLAALREFSFMKALEEHGFPVPNAIDCNRHCVIMSLVPGYPLVQVKQLENPEIVFNTIIGLVVRLAEHGLIHCDFNEFNIMIDDDEKSTMIDFPQMVSVSHRNAQMYFDRDVECVFKFFSKRFNMSFHECTADIDGSAVDTDDSGRPSFTSVAKDTGFLDKELSASGFTKKDQEEISKFIEGGIKKDASSDDEDTEDDEYISMLNEANTIGVDSLHMVDQERYSETVNNDYDVELVKRLNKVRQNAVTVARGGQKTFASRNAYKDKGGKSSNSSKVQRQLSSW, translated from the exons ATGAAGCTGGATGTGGATGTGTTGAGATACCTCACGAAAGAGGATTTTAGGGTATTAACTGCTGTCGAAATGGGAATGAGAAAT CATGAAGTTGTACCCTCTGAACTTGTGGAGCGTATAGCTGCACTCAA GCATGGTGGCACTTATAAAGTTATGAAAAATTTGCTCAAGCATAAGCTCTTGCACCACGACGCCTCTaaat ATGATGGGTTTCGGCTAACATATCTCGGTTATGATTTTCTTGCAATTAAGACTTTGGTCAACCGCGGAGTCTTTTCAGCCGTTGGTCGTCAACTTGGTGTTGGAAAAGAGTCTg atATTTTTGAGGTGGCCACCGAAGATGGTACAGTGATGGCCATGAAGTTGCACAGGCTTGGTAGAACTTCTTTCAGGGCTGTCAAGTCTAAGCGTGATTACCTAAAACACCGTAGCAGTTTCAATTGGCTATACTTGTCCCATCTTGCAGCACTCagagaattttcttttatgaag GCTTTAGAAGAGCATGGTTTTCCTGTTCCAAATGCTATAGATTGTAACAGGCATTGTGTGATTATGTCACTAGTACCTGGCTACCCACT TGTGCAGGTGAAGCAGTTGGAAAATCCCGAGATAGTTTTCAATACTATCATTGGGCTCGTTGTTCGTCTGGCAGAACATGGTTTGATTCACTGTGACTTCAATGAGTTTAACATTATG attgatgatgatgagaagagCACCATGATTGATTTTCCACAAATGGTCTCTGTATCACACCGTAATGCTCAAAT gTACTTTGACCGTGATGTGGAATGTGTCTTTAAGTTTTTCAGTAAGAG gttcAATATGTCTTTCCATGAATGCACAGCTGATATTGATGGCTCAGCGGTAGACACAGATGATAGTGGCAGGCCTTCTTTTACTTCAGTAGCGAAGGATACTGGTTTTCTTGACAAGGAACTTTCTGCCAGCGGGTTTACTAAAAAGGACCAGGAAGAAATTTCTAAG TTTATTGAAGGAGGGATCAAGAAGGATGCTAgttctgatgatgaagatactGAAGATGACGAATACATCTCTATGTTAAATGAAGCAAACACAATCGGTGTTGATTCGCTACATATGGTAGATCAG GAGAGATACAGTGAGACGGTTAATAACGACTATGATGTTGAGCTGGTAAAACGATTGAACAAGGTGAGGCAAAATGCTGTAACAGTAGCCCGTGGAGGACAAAAAACTTTTGCATCCAGAAACGCCTACAAAGACAAGGGTGGTAAATCCTCTAACAGTTCCAAAGTCCAAAGACAATTAAGTAGCTGGTGA